The following proteins are encoded in a genomic region of [Eubacterium] hominis:
- a CDS encoding ABC transporter ATP-binding protein has protein sequence MLEVKNVSYAYKTKKDKTILNNVSATFEEGIFYTIVGPSGAGKTTLLSLLAGLDTAVKGTVLCNGEDITKKGLNYHRKHNISLVFQNYNLIDYLTTVENVKLGGSGNAEKLLEEVGIGKEYWQRNVLQLSGGQQQRVAIARALASDAHVLLADEPTGNLDETTADEIIALLKKTAHELGKCVVVVTHSKHLAEEADEILEIKNGAISFLSD, from the coding sequence ATGTTAGAAGTAAAGAATGTAAGCTATGCTTACAAAACAAAAAAAGATAAAACCATTTTGAATAATGTATCTGCTACTTTCGAGGAGGGTATTTTTTATACTATTGTCGGTCCGAGTGGTGCAGGAAAAACAACACTCTTATCGTTGTTAGCAGGCTTAGACACAGCGGTAAAAGGGACTGTCCTTTGCAATGGCGAGGACATTACAAAAAAAGGGCTGAATTACCACAGAAAGCATAATATCTCATTGGTATTTCAAAATTATAATCTGATTGATTATTTGACAACGGTTGAAAATGTCAAATTAGGTGGTAGTGGAAATGCTGAAAAATTATTGGAAGAAGTCGGCATTGGAAAAGAATACTGGCAGAGAAATGTATTGCAACTATCTGGCGGACAGCAACAGCGTGTAGCGATTGCAAGAGCATTAGCCAGCGACGCTCATGTACTTTTGGCAGACGAACCGACGGGAAATCTTGACGAAACTACCGCTGATGAAATCATTGCTTTGCTGAAAAAGACTGCACATGAATTAGGAAAATGTGTTGTTGTGGTTACACACAGTAAGCATTTGGCAGAAGAAGCCGACGAAATCTTAGAAATTAAAAACGGTGCAATTTCTTTTCTGTCTGATTAA
- a CDS encoding ABC transporter permease, with translation MNFFGLARRSVFRKPIKSILLLLIVFAISTLLLAGVASKNASIEVQDKTRQAIGAGFLLERNAEYRTKRVREYSEKIGNDKEGSFGGYHQEKEIINGVETWSGWTTNEFESLDIKDIEKLAKTKGIADYNITTATTPVNPVNFKRIEDKDVDQSVDEGGVSLIGNKDMKLDRNVLSGNLHIKEGRMITPEDKDMCVISEELANQNNLKIGDKISFNDYHDTENSKVSEAEIVGIYQVDQKMSPLMQGDTYRSENVIFTDLRFPEKAEGETSPLYERAYFKVEDVEAYDEVKENLQKVDINWEQYDLIDNNGNSETMSSNFNDLAKVSEMMILVISVASFVILVLVFLFWLKNRVQEVGIFLSLGVPKFRIIGQIWSEAIMIAVLSLMLSFAVAPAVSKVTANYLVSQQVQQMQEEEKNNEGKVSTEYVAPKQDVQNISVEVTPEMYLLDGASVLVLITASVLVSGIVILKRNPKDILSEMS, from the coding sequence ATGAATTTTTTTGGATTGGCAAGGCGTTCTGTGTTCAGAAAGCCCATAAAAAGTATTCTCTTATTGTTGATTGTTTTTGCAATCAGTACCCTGCTTCTTGCAGGTGTGGCGAGCAAAAATGCCAGTATTGAGGTGCAGGACAAAACCAGACAAGCCATAGGTGCAGGCTTTCTTTTAGAAAGAAATGCAGAGTACCGAACAAAACGAGTTCGTGAATACTCAGAAAAGATTGGTAATGATAAGGAAGGTAGTTTTGGTGGCTACCATCAGGAAAAAGAGATTATCAATGGTGTGGAGACTTGGTCAGGCTGGACAACAAATGAATTTGAAAGCTTAGATATAAAAGACATTGAGAAACTGGCAAAAACAAAAGGAATTGCTGATTACAATATTACAACAGCAACAACTCCTGTAAACCCTGTAAATTTCAAAAGAATTGAAGATAAAGATGTAGACCAAAGTGTAGATGAGGGAGGTGTAAGCTTAATTGGAAACAAAGATATGAAACTTGACAGAAATGTTTTATCTGGAAACCTGCATATCAAAGAGGGGCGAATGATAACCCCAGAGGATAAAGATATGTGTGTCATTTCAGAGGAACTTGCAAATCAAAATAATCTGAAAATCGGCGATAAGATTTCTTTTAATGATTACCACGATACTGAAAATTCAAAGGTATCAGAAGCTGAGATTGTTGGAATTTATCAAGTGGATCAAAAGATGTCCCCACTTATGCAGGGAGATACTTACCGTTCGGAAAATGTAATATTTACAGATTTGAGATTTCCAGAAAAGGCAGAGGGTGAAACAAGTCCATTATATGAAAGAGCCTATTTCAAAGTAGAAGATGTGGAAGCTTACGACGAAGTAAAAGAAAATCTGCAAAAAGTAGACATCAACTGGGAGCAATATGATTTGATTGACAATAACGGAAATTCCGAAACCATGTCCTCAAACTTCAATGATTTAGCAAAAGTAAGCGAAATGATGATATTGGTAATCTCTGTTGCAAGTTTTGTTATCCTTGTTTTAGTATTTCTGTTCTGGCTGAAAAATCGAGTGCAGGAAGTCGGCATTTTCTTATCTCTCGGTGTTCCGAAATTCAGAATTATCGGGCAGATTTGGAGTGAAGCGATTATGATTGCTGTTCTTTCCCTTATGCTATCCTTTGCTGTCGCTCCTGCCGTTTCCAAAGTAACTGCAAATTATCTGGTATCACAGCAGGTTCAGCAAATGCAGGAAGAAGAAAAAAATAACGAGGGAAAAGTATCCACAGAATATGTTGCACCAAAGCAGGACGTGCAGAATATCAGCGTAGAGGTTACGCCAGAAATGTATCTGTTGGACGGAGCAAGTGTTCTTGTGTTGATAACGGCTTCTGTTCTGGTATCTGGAATTGTAATACTAAAGAGAAACCCGAAAGATATTTTATCGGAAATGAGTTAG
- a CDS encoding ABC transporter permease, translated as MKFYQLGFRYLQRKKGKTILLLIVLILVNSMILGTSMILRTTNESKQAMQEKTNSKIVAEITSKDSKITENEVNKIETLEDVSAINRIGRQDVFPASFAPVTLNTSTNEENLKIALLSYDDLEKDSPFSEMQYRLSSGDYIKHEKKGAVINANLANQNELKVGDTIELSTENGTKVSVQIIGIFMSAGNVEKDQPTETTAVNRIENQVFIDNSTYKELFKEAEFEKLCVYSKRPEKLDVLETSLQKIFGNDVELSTSDTLYQQMSAPLEQISKVANLMLVLTLVTGTVVVSLLLCMWMRTRQKEVAIFMSLGKTKSEIFLQTLLEAGSVFTLSVLGATAIGKLFSGVLQNVITGSETVTENLKVVLQIQDIGMLFLLGGAVILVALCCSILPILRANPKDILAKMEG; from the coding sequence ATGAAGTTTTATCAACTTGGTTTTCGCTATTTACAGCGAAAAAAAGGAAAAACCATTCTTTTGTTGATTGTTTTGATACTTGTAAACAGTATGATTTTAGGTACAAGCATGATTTTAAGGACTACAAATGAGTCCAAACAAGCCATGCAGGAAAAGACAAATTCTAAGATTGTAGCTGAAATTACAAGTAAGGACAGCAAGATAACAGAGAATGAAGTAAACAAGATTGAAACGCTGGAAGATGTTTCAGCTATCAACCGTATCGGCAGGCAAGATGTATTTCCAGCTAGTTTTGCTCCCGTTACGCTCAATACTTCTACGAATGAGGAAAATTTGAAAATAGCGTTGCTCTCCTATGATGATTTGGAAAAGGACAGCCCTTTTTCAGAAATGCAGTACCGCTTATCTTCTGGCGATTATATCAAACATGAGAAAAAAGGTGCTGTTATCAATGCGAACCTTGCAAATCAAAATGAGCTAAAAGTTGGAGATACGATTGAATTAAGTACAGAAAACGGAACAAAAGTATCTGTTCAAATTATTGGAATTTTCATGTCCGCAGGAAATGTGGAAAAAGACCAGCCAACAGAAACTACCGCAGTCAATCGAATAGAAAATCAAGTCTTTATTGACAACAGCACTTATAAAGAATTGTTCAAAGAAGCTGAATTTGAAAAACTCTGCGTTTATTCAAAAAGACCAGAAAAATTAGATGTGCTGGAAACCAGCTTGCAAAAAATATTCGGAAATGATGTAGAACTTAGCACTTCCGATACCCTTTATCAACAGATGTCTGCTCCATTAGAGCAAATCAGTAAGGTGGCAAATCTTATGCTGGTACTTACATTGGTAACTGGTACTGTTGTTGTTTCCCTGCTGTTATGTATGTGGATGCGGACAAGGCAAAAAGAGGTGGCAATCTTTATGAGCCTCGGCAAGACAAAAAGTGAAATTTTCCTGCAAACTTTATTAGAAGCAGGCAGTGTATTTACACTTTCGGTTTTAGGAGCAACAGCCATTGGTAAATTGTTCTCGGGCGTTTTGCAAAATGTCATTACTGGTTCAGAAACAGTAACAGAAAATCTGAAAGTGGTGTTGCAGATACAAGATATTGGAATGTTGTTCCTTTTAGGTGGTGCAGTTATTCTGGTGGCATTGTGCTGTTCCATTCTTCCGATATTACGAGCAAACCCAAAAGATATATTAGCGAAAATGGAGGGATAG
- a CDS encoding chitinase produces the protein MKKTNISKFIAVGLCICALTGCGASPNEKPDTSNPIVNSNTNEENTNGSSENKGNDILESANLRGSVLEFTDNGCLVNQAKDIEGGAGIKIEAPGMENKDNAVSVTYNPDCEFVIATVNAQSGVTNVTTGSISDVKKQSEVYLYGEFADTLHFNATKVVIARWE, from the coding sequence ATGAAAAAAACAAACATCAGTAAATTCATAGCAGTTGGATTATGTATCTGTGCATTGACGGGGTGTGGTGCAAGTCCAAATGAGAAGCCAGATACGTCTAATCCTATTGTCAATTCTAATACGAATGAAGAAAATACAAATGGTTCTTCAGAAAATAAAGGAAACGACATATTAGAGTCTGCTAATTTGAGAGGAAGTGTTTTGGAATTTACAGACAATGGTTGCTTGGTAAATCAAGCAAAAGATATTGAGGGTGGAGCTGGGATAAAAATAGAAGCACCGGGAATGGAAAATAAAGACAATGCTGTTTCTGTAACCTATAACCCAGATTGTGAATTTGTCATTGCCACAGTAAATGCACAGTCTGGTGTTACAAATGTAACAACGGGTTCTATATCCGATGTAAAAAAACAATCTGAAGTATATCTTTATGGAGAATTTGCAGACACACTTCATTTCAATGCAACAAAGGTTGTCATAGCCCGTTGGGAATAG
- a CDS encoding response regulator transcription factor: MKILLLEDDLELCKNIKISLEKENYMVDCCNDGETAMLYALNTDYAYDLAIVDRMLPIIDGLTIIKSMRKKGISIPILIITAMSTLDNRVEGLDGGADDYLVKPFHIKELLARVRALTRRPANIQLSSKLEYGDLTFDKDSRTLSTPVNSLLLTSKETELTFVFMQNPETLFSREQLILKIWGSSSEVETGNVDSYISFLRKRLKELKSSCKITTVYGAGYKLEKETC, translated from the coding sequence ATGAAAATACTTCTTCTGGAAGATGATTTAGAGTTATGTAAAAATATAAAAATTTCTCTGGAAAAAGAAAACTATATGGTTGATTGTTGCAATGACGGGGAAACTGCTATGCTGTATGCCTTAAATACAGACTATGCTTATGACCTCGCCATTGTAGACCGTATGTTACCGATTATTGACGGTTTGACAATCATAAAATCTATGCGTAAAAAAGGAATTTCTATTCCTATCCTTATCATTACTGCCATGAGTACCCTTGACAATCGGGTTGAGGGTTTAGACGGCGGTGCTGATGATTATTTAGTAAAACCATTTCATATCAAAGAATTGCTTGCAAGAGTTCGGGCATTAACAAGACGCCCTGCCAATATCCAGTTATCTTCCAAATTAGAATATGGAGATTTAACTTTCGATAAAGACAGCCGAACCTTATCTACACCCGTCAATTCTCTTTTATTAACTTCAAAAGAAACCGAGTTGACTTTTGTATTTATGCAGAACCCAGAAACACTATTTTCCCGTGAACAGCTAATCCTTAAAATCTGGGGCAGTTCTTCCGAGGTAGAAACTGGCAATGTAGACAGTTACATTTCTTTTCTGCGAAAACGCCTAAAAGAATTAAAAAGTTCCTGTAAAATAACAACGGTCTACGGTGCAGGGTACAAACTGGAGAAAGAAACATGTTAA
- a CDS encoding HAMP domain-containing histidine kinase has translation MLNNLYRKLHILFASSVMLIITLVISFVVANTVHTEKINESTLFQRLTTLLIYQVESASSDMDKALKTYEESYHIFSLITDTRGNTIYQSDFPFPTSADNLLHDVEKQISTQPLSQIENSTTSQGGFLEIRGTHHDTYFVIPATIRTANDTVYHATFLYQTASLTDILQKTLPIYLLIWFLACIVVIVLTRYLLKKSFAPTERILQSQKDFVATASHELKSPLAVMISNTDMLLDNVSLNEQAKQAVQTIDFECMRLSRLVKDMLLLASSDAKTWTLHKSTINVDTLLITLYETYEPVCMKQNLELKLHLSEESYPAMFTDKDRLFQILCVFMDNAIQHSKNNSLIEIEVIATEKNIAFSVVDHGQGISDEDKQYIFDRFYSGDKSHTNKSNFGLGLSIAKELTQMLNGIIIINDTAGGGATFTVKFPLK, from the coding sequence ATGTTAAATAACTTATACCGAAAACTTCATATTCTGTTTGCAAGTTCTGTTATGCTGATTATTACCCTTGTGATTTCCTTTGTCGTTGCGAACACAGTTCATACAGAGAAAATCAACGAAAGCACCTTATTTCAGAGATTGACAACCTTGCTGATTTATCAAGTGGAAAGTGCTTCTTCGGATATGGACAAAGCACTCAAAACCTACGAAGAGAGTTATCATATTTTTTCTTTAATTACTGATACAAGGGGGAATACCATTTATCAGAGTGATTTCCCATTTCCAACTTCTGCGGACAATCTGTTGCATGATGTAGAAAAGCAGATTTCTACACAACCATTATCACAAATAGAAAACAGCACAACTTCACAAGGCGGTTTTCTGGAAATAAGAGGAACACATCACGATACTTATTTTGTTATTCCTGCTACAATTAGGACAGCAAATGATACCGTGTATCATGCAACCTTTCTTTATCAGACAGCCAGTTTGACGGATATTTTACAAAAAACATTGCCTATATATCTTCTTATCTGGTTTTTGGCTTGTATCGTTGTTATCGTGCTGACCCGTTATCTGCTGAAAAAGTCGTTTGCTCCAACGGAACGAATACTGCAAAGCCAAAAAGATTTTGTTGCAACAGCGTCCCATGAATTAAAATCTCCACTTGCTGTTATGATTTCCAACACGGATATGCTTCTTGATAATGTTTCCTTAAACGAGCAGGCAAAGCAAGCCGTACAGACCATAGATTTTGAATGTATGCGGTTATCCCGTTTAGTCAAAGATATGTTGCTTTTGGCTTCTTCCGACGCTAAAACATGGACATTGCATAAAAGCACAATCAATGTAGATACCTTGCTCATTACGTTATATGAAACCTACGAACCCGTCTGCATGAAGCAGAATTTAGAACTAAAACTGCATTTATCCGAGGAAAGTTATCCTGCTATGTTTACCGACAAAGACCGATTATTTCAAATCTTGTGTGTCTTTATGGATAATGCCATTCAACATTCCAAGAATAATTCTTTAATAGAGATAGAAGTAATCGCCACCGAAAAAAATATTGCTTTTTCTGTGGTAGACCACGGGCAAGGCATTTCTGATGAAGATAAGCAGTATATCTTTGACCGATTTTATAGTGGCGACAAGTCCCATACGAACAAATCGAATTTTGGACTGGGACTAAGTATCGCCAAAGAATTAACTCAAATGCTGAACGGTATTATCATTATCAATGATACTGCTGGTGGAGGTGCTACTTTTACTGTTAAATTTCCTCTGAAATAG
- a CDS encoding conjugal transfer protein has product MCTRFVYNGIDKIVGFNFDIDLSVWDHTVITEENRFYIGIKMPDGLYHSFHGINKNGNVGTLLYVHGNENARYIESEDCITISELTEKFIKAEISFDKALDIVKKKKIIYAPDATMQAMLSDKKGRVLIIEPGIGYRYEQENFSLITNYSILKPDITKPYIVSGDTRYEVAKELLAGYDKDFSVNDAFKVLKSVSQKDLWATRVSFVYSTEKNKVYYVLNNDFSNVFEFQF; this is encoded by the coding sequence ATGTGTACAAGATTTGTTTACAATGGTATAGATAAAATTGTTGGTTTTAATTTTGATATTGACCTTTCTGTATGGGATCATACTGTAATTACCGAAGAAAATAGATTTTATATTGGTATTAAAATGCCTGACGGTCTGTATCATTCATTTCATGGGATAAATAAAAATGGTAATGTAGGAACACTTCTTTATGTTCATGGTAATGAAAATGCAAGGTATATAGAAAGCGAGGATTGTATTACAATATCTGAATTAACAGAAAAATTCATTAAGGCAGAGATTTCTTTTGATAAAGCCTTGGACATTGTTAAAAAGAAAAAAATTATTTATGCACCAGATGCTACTATGCAAGCTATGCTTTCTGATAAAAAAGGACGAGTTTTAATTATTGAACCTGGAATTGGGTATAGATATGAACAAGAAAATTTTTCACTTATTACAAATTATTCTATTCTAAAACCAGATATAACAAAGCCGTACATTGTTTCTGGGGATACAAGATACGAAGTGGCTAAAGAGTTATTGGCAGGATATGATAAAGATTTTTCAGTAAATGACGCATTTAAAGTATTAAAATCTGTTTCTCAAAAAGACTTGTGGGCAACTAGGGTTTCATTTGTATATTCTACAGAAAAAAATAAAGTTTATTATGTCTTGAACAATGATTTTAGTAATGTATTTGAATTTCAGTTTTAA
- a CDS encoding helix-turn-helix transcriptional regulator, with the protein MELAFRESLKKMRGTKSKEKFSQELEMSRSNYSRIESGKSDPTIKTLEQIAKLTNSTLVVDLIPNEPTEPEPETEQVTLELEMEEEKSNDFV; encoded by the coding sequence TTGGAACTAGCATTTAGAGAAAGCTTAAAAAAGATGAGAGGTACCAAATCAAAAGAAAAATTCTCCCAAGAATTAGAAATGAGTAGATCAAATTATTCACGAATAGAATCAGGAAAATCAGATCCAACCATAAAAACACTAGAACAAATTGCAAAGTTAACTAACTCAACGCTAGTAGTGGATTTAATCCCAAATGAGCCAACAGAACCAGAACCAGAAACAGAACAAGTAACATTGGAGTTAGAAATGGAAGAAGAAAAAAGCAATGATTTCGTGTGA
- the erm(B) gene encoding 23S rRNA (adenine(2058)-N(6))-methyltransferase Erm(B), translating to MNKNIKYSQNFLTSEKVLNQIIKQLNLKETDTVYEIGTGKGHLTTKLAKISKQVTSIELDSHLFNLSSEKLKLNIRVTLIHQDILQFQFPNKQRYKIVGSIPYHLSTQIIKKVVFESHASDIYLIVEEGFYKRTLDIHRTLGLLLHTQVSIQQLLKLPAECFHPKPKVNSVLIKLTRHTTDVPDKYWKLYTYFVSKWVNREYRQLFTKNQFHQAMKHAKVNNLSTVTYEQVLSIFNSYLLFNGRK from the coding sequence ATGAACAAAAATATAAAATATTCTCAAAACTTTTTAACGAGTGAAAAAGTACTCAACCAAATAATAAAACAATTGAATTTAAAAGAAACCGATACCGTTTACGAAATTGGAACAGGTAAAGGGCATTTAACGACGAAACTGGCTAAAATAAGTAAACAGGTAACGTCTATTGAATTAGACAGTCATCTATTCAACTTATCGTCAGAAAAATTAAAACTGAACATTCGTGTCACTTTAATTCACCAAGATATTCTACAGTTTCAATTCCCTAACAAACAGAGGTATAAAATTGTTGGGAGTATTCCTTACCATTTAAGCACACAAATTATTAAAAAAGTGGTTTTTGAAAGCCATGCGTCTGACATCTATCTGATTGTTGAAGAAGGATTCTACAAGCGTACCTTGGATATTCACCGAACACTAGGGTTGCTCTTGCACACTCAAGTCTCGATTCAGCAATTGCTTAAGCTGCCAGCGGAATGCTTTCATCCTAAACCAAAAGTAAACAGTGTCTTAATAAAACTTACCCGCCATACCACAGATGTTCCAGATAAATATTGGAAGCTATATACGTACTTTGTTTCAAAATGGGTCAATCGAGAATATCGTCAACTGTTTACTAAAAATCAGTTTCATCAAGCAATGAAACACGCCAAAGTAAACAATTTAAGTACCGTTACTTATGAGCAAGTATTGTCTATTTTTAATAGTTATCTATTATTTAACGGGAGGAAATAA
- a CDS encoding 23S rRNA methyltransferase attenuation leader peptide — MLVFQMRNVDKTSTVLKQTKNSDYADK, encoded by the coding sequence ATGTTGGTATTCCAAATGCGTAATGTAGATAAAACATCTACTGTTTTGAAACAGACTAAAAACAGTGATTACGCAGATAAATAA
- a CDS encoding TetR/AcrR family transcriptional regulator, translated as MKTTKEAVIKATSDLADEKGLNNVSLKAVAQKLNIRTPSLYNHIESLDNLLLEVAHNGMRDMNERMMKIAVGKIGKEAIKLVSIEYLNYMIEHPGVYETIQWAVWHGTEETATIFNNYLSLLTTLIQSCSLNKDKTLEILNMLTGIIHGYTTLQLGNAFSASDKVRFELAEAIDTLLVGIFQKYK; from the coding sequence ATGAAAACCACTAAAGAAGCAGTAATAAAAGCAACATCAGACTTAGCAGATGAAAAAGGATTAAATAACGTTTCGTTAAAAGCTGTTGCTCAAAAATTAAACATTCGTACACCATCTTTATATAATCACATAGAAAGTTTAGATAATCTTCTTTTAGAAGTTGCTCATAATGGTATGCGTGACATGAATGAAAGAATGATGAAAATTGCCGTTGGAAAAATAGGGAAAGAAGCAATTAAGTTAGTTTCTATCGAATACCTAAACTATATGATTGAACACCCCGGAGTTTATGAAACAATTCAATGGGCTGTGTGGCACGGAACAGAGGAAACAGCAACCATTTTTAACAACTATCTTTCATTATTAACTACTCTTATCCAATCGTGCAGTCTTAACAAAGACAAAACACTTGAAATATTAAATATGCTTACTGGAATAATTCACGGTTATACAACTTTGCAATTAGGAAACGCTTTTTCTGCCTCAGATAAAGTTAGATTTGAATTAGCTGAAGCGATAGATACTTTATTAGTCGGGATTTTCCAGAAGTATAAATAA